A segment of the Coffea arabica cultivar ET-39 chromosome 8c, Coffea Arabica ET-39 HiFi, whole genome shotgun sequence genome:
AGCAATCAAATGCACCattaaaaatattgaaataagaaatttttgtaCTACAATAAGTTTCCGAAATGAGTATAATGACTAGCCAAGTGAGAATGGAAATTGTAACCCAACAAAAAATTGAGAatggaaattaaaaaagaaaaacctaGAATGGAAATgcacaactttttttttcctttttttgcttttcaaaGTGTGATATCAAAATAAGCTTAATTCTTCTAACATATAACCCTATTAGCTTTCAAAATATAAGGTGTACTACCAAATTGATTATTGTTATACAACAACTTTGGTCTGTGTTAAAATAACTCTTTAGAAGGCACCACAGTTTGGTTTCCTTACTTAAATAGGAGTCAATTAGCCAGGATTCATTGGCCTAATATTATACCCTTTTTATCAAATTCTGGATGGGGCGCAAGCTAAGATTATATATAGGGAGTTTTTGAGTATGCATTCAACCAAATATTATCCCCTTTGCCTTGCATATATATGCGGAGTGAGTCTAGAAATGGCTAGTTACTTGGGCTAGATTTTGTTGATTTGAACACCAAGGCATAGAGCTGCTCGATCTTTAACGCCGCGCCCTAGTATACCTTGTGCTCCTTCCTCtcttttctgaccacaatcgTCAGTCGGTcagcgcaacggatcttctgtcccacaccctgtgccactctctgtcccactttttattatattgctatttctcattcataaacatcatgttttaattctttttttgcttccttaagatccaataactattaattgagtaatacacaaaatttaacaaactaaaaaaatcaaaatgcataaaaatgagattttttatgaattttttgctgtattttttaattttctattatatattgcttttttgaagctgttatatttattttttacttaattaatagttattggatcttaaggaagcaaaaaagaattaaaacatgatgtttatgaatgagaaatagcaatataataaaaagtgggacagagagtggcacagggtgtgggacagaagatccgttgcggtcAGTCATCTACcaatttccctttttctttgtgCTAAATCCCTGGTTTTATTCTGCAGTAATTGACAACAGAACATTGATATTCCTTTGGATTAATCAGTTGACTGGAGAATGGCTGATCCTTGTACGTGCTTCTTGGCTTATTTGATGACAACTGAAACTGGATCTGGTTTCGAGTCATTCAGCAGTTTGGCTAAAGACGTACATATTTACTAAAATGTAGCCATTAGGAGGGTTTTTGCGTGCAAAATTTTAGCAAAAGTATATTAGCCGTGGTGATTGTGGCCATGCATGCAACGTAGAAATAAGTAAGCGGATAATCTACATATATACATGCTAATCATTTAGTCATAAATAAGTGGAACACAATTATTAATCTTAATTTAGTCATTAATTGAAAGAAGAAGAATACAAAATAACGCTGTTCTTGATGGCGTCGCGTACAATATCATAGTTGCTTTCATGCAAATACACAATTTAGGCAATCATTTTATCATAGCATGCATTAAAATTACTTAACAAGTGCGTAAAAGAGATTATTGTTTTTGATGCTTGAGCAGATTAGACTCATGAGAGTGTGTTTGTTTACTCTCAACTCTCAAGGGGCATAGCCACCGTGTCCGCCACCTTCTCCGCCCCCTGCTCCTCCTCCGTACCCTCCTGCATGTTCACCTCCTGCAGCATAGCCGCCTCCACCACCAGCACCACCTCCTTCACCGCCGCCATATGCTCCACCATGAGCTCCTCCTGCACCGCCTCCGGCGCCTCCTCCACTGCCATATCCACCACCTCCTGCTCCTCCATTATAACCACCTCCTCCGCCACCCCCATGTCCACCCCCACCACCATATGCACCACCATGTTCTCCGCCAGCGCCATACCCTCCGCCACTGCCTCCTCCTTCACCTCCACCATATCCACCACCTTTTCCGGCactaccaccaccaccaccacctcctccaccaccccctcctccaccaccaccaccttttGCACCTCCTGCACCGTATCCTGCACCTCCACCTTCACCTCCTCCACCCCCATATCCACCTCCATGCTCTCCTCCTGCAGTATAGCCACCTCCACCACCATTTCCTCCACctgcaccaccaccaccaccaccaccttttGCACCTCCTGCACCGTACCCTGCACCTCCACCTTCACCTCCTCCACCTCCATATCCACCACCATGCTCCCCTCCTGCAGTATAGCCACCTCCACCACCATTTCCTCCACCTGCACCACCACCACCAGCAACACCACCATGTTCTCCCCCAGCAGCTCCATATCCACCACCACTACCCCCTCCACTTCCTGCACCGCCTGCATAGCCATTTGACCCTGCATAGCCGCCACCTCCACCATAACCTCCACCACCACCGTGTCCTCCAGCTACATTGCCACCAATATCAACACCGATGCCTCCATGAACGTAGCCAGCAACGGCATCCTCTTCATGTGAAAGGAGTGCTCTGCCCGCAACACATACACCTACAGTCAATAGCACGAAGAAAACTACACTCAAAACTTTGAACTTAGCCATGGGAATGTTTCTGATTAACCACACGACTTAGAAATGCATGGAAATGATACGTATTTATAGTGATGGATGTGGGTTCGAAATGCGCGTCAATGAACAGACAGTGATCGAAGCACATGCTAAGAGGAGGCCTTTAAGTCCCCACAAAGTGGTCCAATACGCAAATACAGCACACAATAAGAGAATGCTCTCACTGGTCACTCTTGTAGAGAGTAAAGACCTACTAGTGTGTTTGTGCTGTATCCCACATTTCATCAAATCTATTCATTACTATTctcaaactattttttttgtaCATCACCATTTCCATCATTTTGATGGAAGTCCAACTCAGTTTAGTCGTTTTCCTTTTCCCACCTGTGACATTTCAGAATTGAAATAGCTTCAGGCTCATTTGTGCTTGTTGATTTGTGGTTAATTGCGTATGCATTATTAGCTTCACCATTAACATCTATTTTAATGATATGAAGCTACTTCCAAACTCTGCAACAAattaacttttgtttgatttggCTGATAAGTTTATCCATGAAGAAGACTAAACAATAATAACATTCTTTACAATAGTTTTTTGGTGGAAAGGGATAGACAATTAGGAACTACGAATATCCCccatttttatgttttatgttAATTTTTGCAAGTTAGAACAAACCCTCTTTGTTTAATTACCAATTAATAACCACCaaaagaatttgagatcaaTCGCACTATAATGTCATTTTGCTTATTATATTTCCATGCCTAAAGATTGTACGACAAATGAACAGTTCCATCATTACAATAAGCTCCACTAACGCATGTTTTAGCTTTAAGAAGTTTATAGAACAAAGGTGATACAAGAATCCGGTTACGACCATATCTGAAATATTGTCATCCGGCTTCTCAAATTTGATGGAAGAGACAGAACCTGAGGCTGATTAAGCTCTCAATCCCTTAGCTACTTCGAGGAGTCTAGAAGATTACTGGCTCAAGAATTTGATGAATTATGGGAGAAGTCCCAGATAAAACTGTAACAATCTCCTTGGAAACCCGACTAGCTAATAGACCAGTTCTTTACTTGAAGGTGAAAATCAATAGCTTGTTCATGACTCTCGGTCTTAAATTTTCTTTAGCACGAGTATTCGGACCATATGTATGCCGACAGTCGACATACGGTGATATAGTATTTGTTCTCGATTAACTATTTTAGCCGATTATATACTCGAATTAAATAATCAGTTTTTATGATATTCTCATTTGCTTTGCATTCAAAATATATAATACTTTTTGATAACAAAAAGGAGTTAAAATTCACACTCATTCAAAGAATAGCTTTTACTGATTTAGATTCTATAATCAATTCCTACCAAAAGCAAATGAATACAAGGCCATGGAGCCATGGGATCCTTATTACTATTGTCAAGGTAGCATATGTTAACAAATATTGGACATCTATCGGAACTTTTAGTCTACAACTTAATCTTGGCCGTTTGATGAAAGAATTAGTCAGGCCGTGAGACTACTGCTTAATGCCGACTTTCATCAATTAACTCAAGGTTCCTAATTCCTGATAAACTATTAGGACTTGGAttacgttaaaaaaaaaaaaaacatgcataAAGAACTGTACTGTACAAAAACATTGGAAAGGTAAAACCCTAAAAGcatatcttttcaaaattttattaaaaactaccccaaaaaaattttttttttcaacttaatGATGTGGGTACAGGTAAAACAAATTGATACAATGTTCGGTTTTGGATATTAGCCCTAGTCCggaatcttttctttttcaggtCCAACTAAAATTTTGGGGCTTCGGGTGCACTTTGCCAATGGAGGTGAGGCGGACCTGTCTGCCAGTAGAGCTTGGAAGTTTCAACGTGTAAGAAGACATTCTGGTTACCATCCAAATTATTCGACCTAATATATATTAATTGACCAATAATTTGGCTTTGAATCGAGGAGCAAACAAATCTGAACTAGTTGCCCTGCATCTTATGGTTCTAAATTTGttgtggtaatttttgagaaaGACTGGATTGTTAAGCTTTGTAATAAATTAGAGTGTTTGTCATTGCCTAAACTTAATCCATCTCCACCGATTGCTACATAGATCTTAAGTCTTGTTTGTTGAGAGTGCATTAAAATTTTATAGCAAGGCTGTTATACCGGACCCCATGCTGCAAACGAGCACCTTCTTTAGAAAATCTTCCGTATTGCTTGTTGCTTATGGTTCATTTTACTGATCATGATATTAATTTTGCCTTATTCTGACaagaatgtaaaaaaaaaaaaaaaagttcttttTTTGGAGGAAGTAACGTCCAAATATGCTACATTGTGTAACGCAAAGACAAACGTAAAGTGATATTCTTATCCCATCCTACCATTATGTTGACTTACTCTAactcttttgtttttgggtAAGAAGACTTACTGTATATTTAATtatggattaagtttttatctATTATCAATGTAGTAGATTTTTTTATACTAGTAGGTATAGATGAATGCTATCTATGCAAAAAGTGAATTTCAAAGTTAAAATTGGATTATGTGACGTGCATTTGCACACCAtttttatatatactgacagtgtatcAAAAAATTACTTTTTAATTATTAGCAGATATAATTTGTTAGGGACATAAATTGAAGGCTACTACAAAATCCAACATGAGACTATTGAACTAAACATTGCTGTGTCTGTGACGCATTTTTCGTTTCATTTTGGTGTAATTCAGTGACAATTGATTGGAATCGAACTAAACCAAATCACTCTCCACATGGATTTCCCCTTCattacaagaaaaagaaaagaagaaaaaagaaagaaactatGCACTATGCGCTGATCATATACTATACATTGATCATGTTCTCATTCGTTTATCACTGTACTCGCTTCTTTTTTGATAATGATTCACACGTCCATGTGCAGTACACATGAAGATTTCTCAAAATCGCACCGACCCACCTTGCAGATGCATATGATGCTATCAGGAAACTATTAGTTTCGTTGAGCTTCAACTTTTCAGCAAAGCTCTagagaaaagaaattttaaattctccttttctttgcttttatTATGACATTAATTGACAAGAACCTTGAAACCATGTGTTCAGATAGAAGTTGCAATTCTAGCTAAAAGGCACTTTCTTTGAGTTTAGTCTTCACTTTGCCGGTGTGGTATTACTATCGTGGAGTTGTTTGTGAATATTTTCCATCCAAGAAACTGATCATCACCTTTGTCAGTGAAGAATAGCTGGACAACAGAGAAAGTGCAATAAAGTGCAGAATATATAGTCTCCGTCAAATCTGTACTGATAAAGATCATTGGAACTCTATATTCAACAAAGTCGACAGCATAAGGAAATTAGAAGAGTGATCATGTACTGAGAGTATACTCTTCACTCAATGGTTACTAGTCCTTTAGGCATCATAGGGCAGAGGAAAATACTCATGAACGGGAAAACACAAGAGGCAAGAAGTAGGAAACTCTGTTAATTACTGCTTCTaatagattgaaaaaaaaaaaaaaaaaaaagccttaaTGGTAGTATACTCTATAAACAATGAAATTAAGAAATTCTTTAGGTACTTTATAGCGCTTTTGCCATAAAAATTGATTGCTCGAGTGATATTTTTCAGATTTAACTTCATTTACCTGCATGGTTTGTAAACGAAGGAAAAGCTCAATGCTTCTGTGATTTGATTTGTAGGATTGATTTCACTTTGTATCCATAGAAGTTTAAATGTGGCATCCATAGTTAACCATTTGAAATTAACACAGTGCTTGCACTTTAATCATGAAGATGGACTGAAATATTCTTGAATATTTAAAGGAATTATGCAATTTTGTACCCTAATTATGCAAAGTGAAAATTATAACTGTAAATCTCAAAGGCTTAGATTAGCATTACAGATGATCAATCTTAATTTCTTATCCCAGCTAATTACTTCATTTATACGTCGTAATGGATGAATCTCTCAATCTTGAATCATGTACACGAACGTTTGAGGGTAACAGTGAAGCTATAGCTAATGCCGGGGGCAACCTAATCTTATCTTCGCCATCGCCTACAATACAGGCTTCCAACTTACGAGCCAAATTCAACGATGGTGCTTTGTCGGCAGTCACATCCTAGACAACCTTGTGGCCTGTCCATCTGGTGTTGTTGGGGTAGTGGATCCTTTTGGCTTCACGCTTGGAGTGTAGAGAATTGTAGAAATGCAGATTGAAACTATTCTTCTCATAGTCATGCATCCTTAACACGATTTTACGAAAGAGGACGTAACCACTAGTTGTATCTgccatttttttcccctttcaatCAACATCATGCATCTGCCATTAATTACTGCGTTTTATACATTGCCTGGCGATCAATTTGCTCAAGGCAAGTTAGTTCACTACTTGCACCTGTCGCTCGGCCGTATTTGTATTTTTCTGAATTCGGACTCGGTTTTTCTCTGGTACCTCTTTAAGTGCAAAACTCTTTGTATTGTGTTTCTGTGAAAGCAAGGCATAAATTCCCTAGAAATGGTCTATGGCTTCTCTGTtcctttatttaaaaataagggaGACTGTTTTAAGTTCTAGTATGACGACAAATTAAGCTATGAGAAGCTATTAGCAGTCCTATTATGAGAATGCCAAAGAAATTCTATGAAACCATTTTAGGATCAATAAGTCATCTTTTCATACATTATTGCCAAAATACATTAAATTCTTTGTTTGGAATAGTTTGTTTCCGTGATTGTAGGACCCAAATTTTATGattctaataataataatcatgcATATATTCAGaattgaagaaataaaataattacccAAAATATTTATgcaggaaagaaaaaataaataactcataACATTATTGATATCTCAAAACAGTGAAAAAAAGTCACACCATAATAAAACCTTACAAATTCTTTTGGTCTCTATTAAGAAAATACTCTAAACTAATGTCTTATTTATAACTTAACAGACTTGTTGGTGAAAACTACTTACGTCAATAATTACCAAATAAAACACATATTTCTAAATAACACAGCTACTAAAAATCTTAACTCCGATGAaactagtaaataaataaataaatacttcTAAACTTGGTTTATTTTGCTAACAGTGATACCCataatgcaatttttttttaagttgtgAACTTCAGTGTGATTATTTCTTTGATCTTAATAAGCTAGTATTTTTCCATTTGAGAATTACTTTTAATGAAAaatcttttattttataaaaaattcaaCTCTATGTGTTcttttggcaaaatttttttttttactttactgTCAATTTTCCATGTTTAATCACAatagaaaaataattaaaaactaaaaggagctaaaattcaaaatgaaaaagatGTTGAGAAAAATTGCCATATCATTCAGAGCCAATGTGTCACGGTTGAAAAATTCAGAttctatttaaaaaaattcagattctatttcaaaattccctttttaccaaaaaaaatattaaaaaaaagctTTTCCTGAACGGGGATGTTATCCGCTTGGCTAGTGTCCCATTAGTTAATTGGATTTTGGGGACAATATTTAGAGACTCAAGAAGGAAAGCGGAATCAGTAAacttgaaatttaatttttgcaacaTTTGTCTGGGAATGAACtcaaagaaaagcaaaagtttcaagaaggtGTCACTAGCCATTGCACAGACAAAATGTACAAACAAATGATGATAATCCTTTAAACCCTTTTTAATTCGAGCATAGGAATTTGTGATTCCATGATGATGGAAGATGTATTAATTAAAAGGATAAAAGATCAAAGTACCTATTAAGATTAAATAAAGCAACAACATGTAGTTTAATGTTAAATTGAAAGGGTATGAAATATAACCCATGTCTGAGGATAACAATACAAtatgggggaaaaaaaagaaactagtATTAGATTACTAATTCAaatctcccttttttttttctttcgtaaGACTTGAAATCTTCTcttgagccaaaaaaaaatgactaaaggtgcatttgataaaattgaaattcgaagtgtgaatttattaaattattgaagTGCGTGTTAAGTACTAAATCTAACACATTTAAGTGTACATCATATTAAGTGAAAATTGAATAactatcacttattttttggagtaaaattttgtctaaaaaattcagtaccacttaattaattcaaatattcgagttttggttatcaaacaagtctgaacatgttaaaatctaaatccattaaatttaagtattgaattgaattattaaatagGGCCTAAAATGTGATCAAGTGGTTTGTTAGTAGAAGTAAATACCGGAAAGGCAAGATTGTTCGAGTCCCACATACGATAGCAGATAATAATGCTTGAAAttgttttaaaatataattttgaaattgcttcagagtataatttttcaaaaaaattatagacGCATGATTATCATTTACTTTCTAAGTCAAAAAGCCCACATTGGGGCAGGACGTGTAGGAGTTAAGAGGGCAAACCCGGGAAACCATCCCATGTAACCCCCCGTTCAGAGAGTGCCCCGCCTGGTAAATTTATTTTGCAGGTATTTATGTTAAAGAAGCACACAAAGCATTAAACAATCACGCCAATTAGATAGAGTACAgccaaattattttttaaaattaattctcTCAAAATTCTCACCTTTCTGAATAATAATCACCCCTTAGATGTGGGTTCAGCCAATACGCATTAAAACTAGGTGCAGTTTAGTCATTATACCAGTATTTATTTTGTAATCAGATCATGACTAATTGTTCTGACGTTGTAGTAACcataattaatagttattggattttaAGCAAATAACTAAAAACTAAGGTGGCATTTGGTAAGAGGGTTTCGGAATGGAGAATTGGAATAAACCCCATAATTGTTGTTTGAATTACTACTTTCGGAATCGGAATTTTGGAATCATACCTAAAAATGTAGAATTCCTCAATTCCCTAGTAACTTGGagggttttggacaaaatccAAGCCTGATTCCCATTTAGAAATAGGACTCGTCCCGCCACCCATTAAAAAAAAtccatatataattatatacaacctatatatataattatgtatataatatatataattataatatatttataattattataatattaatataattatataatatatttataattattatatagacatgtataatatataatataaataaatattataattacttaattaaatgtaattatatttatataatatatattataaatatattaatattatataataatatatttatattatttatatatatttataaatgtatattatatgtgcatataattataataataatatattatataattatatttatatttattattataaatatactaatatataataaaaattatatttaatatataatatactttataattatataatattagtataattaatatatattatataattatatatttatattataatatatacatatatatatatttatatataatatattataattataatgttgtatcataattatatattttattataatattagtatattatataaatatatattataattatttagttaaatataattatatttcaataatatatattataaatttattaatattatatatttatatatttataatatatatgtatatttataaatgtatattatgtgcatataattataacatatacatgtatatagtattaataaattatataatgataattataattatacatttatattataaaatttgtataattatatatataatatttagtttaattagttacaaacttataataatgatattattagttataagtattatGTAATGTATATTAAtctatgtaatataattaatattatcaattatactaataattatacatgtttactaatagaaattattaattagttatactaaatttactaatacatttatactaatatatttaattagtgaaaatttcttatatcccaTTTACAAAAAGTCAACGAACCAAACAGCAACTATAGTAATGATATAAATTCCTGGCACTGAACCAAACAAATGTATTGAAATGATTGATTCCATTCCAAATCCAGAATGAATGATTTCGAATCCGAATTCGAATCCGATTCTAACATGCGAACCAAGCGCTatctaaaacatgatatttatgaatgagaaatagtgatataataaaaagtgagacAAAGAGTGATTCCTGGCACTGAACCAAACAAATGTATTGAAATGATTGATTCCATTCCAAATCTAGAATGAATGATTCCGAATCCGAATTCGAATCCGATTTTAACATGCGAACCAAGCGCTacctaaaacatgatatttatgaatgagaaatagtaatataataaaaagtgggacaaaGAGTAATACAAAAAatgagacagaagatccgttgtgGAATTAGTCTGATCAAAAGGTTGGAATACTCCTAAACAAAGGGGGCTGCAAAAGATCAAATTAGCTGCTAAAATTAAATCCCTCTCACTCGGCCCATGACatcataataataaataaagttGCAGGGCTCAAAAAAGCCCACACTCGAACGGGGGTAGAGAACTTAGGCCGGCGAACCCGTGAAACAGGCCTACACCCCGTTCAGAGACTGACCTGCTTGGCTAGGAGCCCACGCGACAGGGCTGGGCCAGCTAGAGTCATTTGATGTGGGACAAATGACAAATACTGCTTAGTTCCTACTCTCTCCAAACAACGTCGTTTCGTTGGGTAATTTTCAAATACTCCTAATTAAAAAGGCGCTTCATCAAGCTTATGATTCGTCGATTGTCAGAAAAGTGGATTCCAATCTCAAATCCTTCAACCCCAACAAGCAGCTCGAAGACCAGTAACTTTCTCCCTCCTCCACTATTTTTTCTCTTTGAATTGGGGTTAAAAATTTGTAAATGATTACTAAGTATTTGAGACCAATTGAAAAAAGAATATGTGGACAGATTTCGTGTTTGTGATTTCAGAGTTTAATACTTCTATGGCGAACCTTTGGCTGTAGTGTCATAATTGGTAAGTATTATACGGAAATTTGATTTTGTAAAATCCGATCTTTTACAGGAGTTTATTCAGTTAGTTCCATCACCTTAATTTGATAAAGCGAAATTATTGCATCAATTTGTCTGTATGTCTGAACAAAAATGGATTTCGTGCTGGTGCGCGGAAATTATTTGTCATTCTGCTTTAGATGATGTTTTAAGTGTAGTTGGAGAAGAAACTGAGGTTGGCAGGTTCCATTTGGTTGGGTTTAAAATTAAAGTGGATTACAGCTTCCAAATCCTTTGAGAAGTCTATATGCATTGCATCTTATGATTTGGAGGGAATAACAATTTTTGAGCCCTTGGTTTATAAGTAACATTTTTGCTTTGAATGattataaatttgaaaagaagCAAGTTTAATGGGTTTTCTGTCTATGGGATTGGAATGCATTATGTCAAATAACAGTGAATGATTTTAGTTTCTCATTCATATTGCATGTTTGTTTTGTGgcatatttatgaattttatgtATATCGAATGGTATTTTTACTTGATGATCTCAGGGATGAGAAGCGCTATTATTTGTGTGCTATCTGCGTATTGATCAGGATCTCTTGTTTATTTTGGTCCTAATGCTGCAGAAGCCTCtatgaagaaaaatgatgatgaaGTTGCTGGAAATAAAAGCCTGAGGGCTGTTGTTGCTGTGATGGTTGTAGATTTCCTCTTCCTCCTTgtcccattttctttatttcttactGTAACTGCTTTGTCCTGGCTATATTGAAATATGTTAACTCTAAGTGCTTTATTTCTCAGCTGTTTTGTTTGAATGTAATATATTTGCAAATAATGGTGGATGTGGAACCAGGGGATTCATTAGGAACAATTAGCTGTATTGAAATCCTCACTTTCTTCTCCACATACACATGAGGAATACACATCATTATGTGCCGCTTTTGCGGGGCAGCATTTTAGGTAGGGGCCTTAAATGCTACA
Coding sequences within it:
- the LOC113707158 gene encoding uncharacterized protein gives rise to the protein MAKFKVLSVVFFVLLTVGVCVAGRALLSHEEDAVAGYVHGGIGVDIGGNVAGGHGGGGGYGGGGGYAGSNGYAGGAGSGGGSGGGYGAAGGEHGGVAGGGGAGGGNGGGGGYTAGGEHGGGYGGGGGEGGGAGYGAGGAKGGGGGGGAGGGNGGGGGYTAGGEHGGGYGGGGGEGGGAGYGAGGAKGGGGGGGGGGGGGGGGGSAGKGGGYGGGEGGGSGGGYGAGGEHGGAYGGGGGHGGGGGGGYNGGAGGGGYGSGGGAGGGAGGAHGGAYGGGEGGGAGGGGGYAAGGEHAGGYGGGAGGGEGGGHGGYAP